Within Lentimicrobiaceae bacterium, the genomic segment CGTGTTGTATCCCGTGTTGCAAAAAGTGAAGGTTTGCCGGGCTGAACTGCTATGCTCCGGAACAAAATGGTAAAACCTGCCTTTTCCAATACCTGCGGAACAAAATCAAGATCTCCCATCGAAATGCCACCGGTAAGAATGATTACATCGTTGTTTTCAGCAGACTGTTGTATCAAATGCAGAGTAGTTTCCTCATCATCGGAGGCTATGCCCTGGTAAGTAGCTACAAAGCCAGCTTTGTGGGCTTGTGCGATCAACTGATAAGCATTGGAATTGCGGATTTGAGACATTGCGGGAGCCTGGAATGGTTCCACTAACTCGTTCCCGGTAGAAATTACCGCAATTTTCGGTTGCACTGCCACCAAAGGGTTTACACAACCTACTGCCGCCATCACGGCGATATGCTGCGGTTGGATTAGTATTCCTTTGGGTAGCACCACATCTTCTTTTTTTACATCTTCGGCGCGGTAACAAATGTTGTGTGCTGTTTTAACGCCCGTAAACCGTATGGTCTTTTCCCCGGTTTTCTGTGTGTCTTCTACCATCAGCACACCATCAGCACCTTCGGGAACGGGGGCTCCGGTCATAATTTTTGAGCAGTAGTTTTCAGTAATTTTTTCTTTAGGGAAAGTTCCGGCAGCGATAAATTCTTTTACTCTAAGCTCATTGGTAATATCCTGCAAGCGGCAGGCGTAACCGTCAACTGCCGATTTGTCGAAAGGGGGCATATCGGTATCCGACAAAATATCTTCAGCAAGTATCCTCCCTGCCGAATCCAGAAAATTTATTCTTTCAGCCGGAAGTGGAAACGCAGATTGCATCACAATGTCAATGGCTTCTTCAAAAAATATCATCAGAAAGATTTTCCTGCAAAACTAATTAAGTTGGAGATATGTCTATTGATTCCTGTCAATTTTGTTTTTCAGGAAATCGTAAATTTCAATCTGGCTGCGATGGCGTTGCTGACTGCCGTTTTTCCGGTACTGGTTTGGTTTTTCGAATTTAATGTATCTCGCCTTACAATTATCGTTCAGGTAAATATCGAGCATGGTACGTAATTCCTGCCGTATTTCGGGGTCAAGAATCGGGGTAGCCACTTCAATGCGGTTGTCGAAATTGCGGATCATCCAGTCGGCAGAAGAAATAAATATTTTTTCGTCGCCACCGTTTGCAAACACAAGCACACGTGTATGTTCAAGAAAACGGTCAACGATGCTAATAGCTTCGATATTTTCGCTGAGTCCTGTTATCCCAGGCTGTAAAGTGCAGCTTCCCCTGATGATAAGTTTGATTTTCACTCCTTCATTGCTTGCCTGGTACAATTTGTTGATGGTTTTTTCATCCACCAGATTATTGAGTTTGATAATAGTGTATGCCTGTTTGCCATTGCGGGCATTTTTTATCTCTTCATTGAGCATACGGATAAAAAATCTGCGCATGCTGAAAGGGGAAACGATAAGGGTTTTGAATTTTTGCTGTTTGTAGTTGGCTTCAAACAATTCGAACACTTTCAGCACTTCGCCAGCTATGTCCTGGTTGGCAGTTAGCAAGCTGTGGTCAGTATAAATTCTGGCGGTTTGTTCGTTAAAATTGCCTGTACCGACATTGGCATACAAAACGTCCTGATTATTTTCCCTTCGCCGAATCAGCATCAGCTTGCAGTGCACCTTGTAACCGGGGATGCTGTGAATTATTTTTACGCCTTCTTCCCTTAGTTTCTGCGTCCAGTAAATGTTCGCTTCTTCGTCGAAACGAGCTTGCAATTCGAGGAAAACTGTTACCGATTTGCCATTACGGGCTGCATTGATCAGGGCATTAATTACGTTGGAATTGGTGGCAACCCGGTAGATGGTCATACGAATTGACCGCACTTTGGGGTCGATAGAAGCTTCGCGAAGCAGATCGAGGATGTACTGAAACGACTGGTATGGAAAATGTATCATTACATCTTTTTGTCTGATGGCGCTGAAGATACTTTTATTGGCTGCAAGGTGAATGTGGGGCAGAGGCAACAGTTTTTCATATTCCAGGTCTTTGTTTCCCATGTTGGGGAACGACATAAAATCCTTGAAATTATGATATCTTCCCCCTTTTATTAGTGTGTCGTTGCGGGTGAACCCGAGTTTTTTCAACAGGGTTTTCAGCAGGACTTCAGGAATGTATTTATCAAAAATCAACCTTACAGGCGAGCCAAGTTTACGTTGTTTGAGACTTTCCTGCATAGTTTCGAGGAAACTTTTTGATACATCGGTGTCAATGTCGAGTTCGGCGTCGCGGGTAAGCTTTACCGTATAGGCTTTAAAAGTATCGTAACCAAAGGGTGAAAAAATTTCGGAAAGGCAATACCGGATAACATCGTCGAGGAGGATGATGTATTTTTTGCCGTGCATTTCCGGAAGGATTAAAAAGCGGGGGACAAGCGGGCTGGGGATTTCCATCAGCGCAAAACGGTCTTTGATATTGGTGCGGTCGCTATGCAACAGAATGGCAAAATAAATAGATTTATCTTTTAATGATGTGGCAGCAGTGAGGTTGTCGAGCATTATAGGAAATAGAAAAGGACGAACTGACTCGCGAAAGTAATTTTTTACAAATGCGCTGTGTTCACGATGGATGGTGCGTTCGTTGAGAATAAAAATAGAGTTTTTCTCGAGCTCCTTGAGTATTTCGTGCCAGATTTTGGCAAATTTTTTCTGCTGTTCGGTATCAATATACGAAATTTCCTGCAGCATTTCAATGGGATCAAACGGCAGTCCTTCCGCTTCTTTTTTGTTCATGTTTGCCATACGGGTAAGCGTGGCAACTCTTACGCGGAAAAATTCGTCGAGGTTGTTTGAGTAAATGCCAAGGAATTTTATGCGTTCAATAAGAGGTGTGGTGGGGTCTGCTGCTTCCTGAAGCACACGGTCGTTAAAGTGCATCCAGGTGATTTCGCGCGAAATTGCACAATTTTTATGTTTTATATTTCCGTTCTGTTTCACAGCTGCTTTTGTCTTTGCGATTCTCATTCAATATTTCCCGAAAGCAAAGGTATAAAAATAGTTATACGCCGGGCGTTTATCATTCAAGCATTTTAGGGAACAGTACAAATTTGCATTTAAAAGCAGCCCATGCAAGGTTGTCCCAATCGTCGGAAGCAAATTCTATGCATACTACGCCCGAAGTAGGCAGGTAATCAATGGGTTTTTCGAGAAAGATGTTGGCAAAGTTTGTAATCGTCGGGTTATGGCCTACGAGCATCACACTTTGTATCCTTGCGGGTATATCGAAAAAGATATCAAAAAAATCGTCGGCGTCGGAAGCATAGATGCTTTTTTCTGTTCTTATTTCGCTCAAAGGATAATGAAAAGCATGTGCAAGAATTTTTGCAGTTTCGAGGGCGCGTACTGCCGGACTTGCAATGATCAGGTCAATCGTTGTCTGTTGTTTAATAAGCTGGTCAATAACTAATTTTGTCCGTTTTTTCCCTTTCTCCAGCAAGGGACGGTCGTAATCATTCATTGCCACGCTATTCCATGATGATTTGGCATGGCGTACCATGTAAAGCGTTTTCATTTCTACCAAAATTCTTCATAAATGTAACGAAACAATATTGTTGATTATTATCCCTTCATTTTTAAAAAAATGCTTATCCGTTTTCCTGCACAAAAGCATAAAGCAATTATTTATGAAGAAAAATATTAATGATTCATAGTATGATATATTATTTTTTCAATGAAGTAGGCTTTGTGATTTTCTGTTTATTTTTGCAAATTCTAAGACCAAACCAAATATTTTTTAATAATATTTGTGTTTTTAAACTTTTAATAAAGTTTGCAGCAGATGGCGAAAATTGAACATCGGCAGGGTTCAAAACATGAAAAAGACGGAAATAATATAACAAAATAATCATGACAAATTTAACAGCAAAACAATTGGAATGCCAGGAAGTCATCGAACAGGCTTCCTTTGCAGAATTAACAACCATTGCCCCCGACGGCTTTCCGTCCACACGGGCTATGTTAAACCTCAGAAACAAACAACAATATCCCCAACTTATCCCACTGTACAGGGAAGAAAGTAATCCCTTGGTTGTTTATATGACAACGAACACCAGCTCCGGTAAGATACAAGAGATAGCCCATAACGAAAAAGCATGTCTTTATTTTTACCAGCCCGAATCCTTTCACGGGGTTTTATTGCAGGGAACCGTGGAACATGTAACAGACAAAGAATTCCGGAAGAAAGTGTGGCATGACGGCTGGGAAATATATTACCCCCAGGGAGATGAAGATTATTCCGTTCTTCGGTTTGTACCTCATAAACTGAAAACCTATTCTAACTTTCAGGTAGCTTCCGAAGATATAAAATAAACACGGAAAACTGCTTGTCAGAAGATCAATAATTAATGTTTTACTGACAATCTTTTATAAAAAACCAACATTCTGTTAACATTCATCGCCTATGGCGAAATTTGTTTATAAACCGGAATGGTTTTTGTGTTTATATGCCTGCAAATTTTGCTGACATACAAACCCATTACAGATTGTTGTGTAAAAATCACCATACAAAGTTCGGTTTGCGTCATTCAGCTAAAAAAAATTTTACAGTATAATACACCCGCATACTTTTGCATCACCAATCAAAACCTTAAAAATGATCCCCATGAAAAAATTAATTGTAACCGTTCTGTGTTTTGTTATAGCACTGACGGCTTTTTCGCAGGAAAAAGAACAACGACACTTCAACAGAAACGATGAAGTAAAAACCATTTTTAACACCAACGAACTCCTTAACGGATATTACATCGGGCTTAACGGTGGTTATACCCAGGTGGACGGCAAAGACGCCCTGGTTTTTGGCATCAAAGGAGCTTACCTTCTCAATCATAACCTGGCATTAGGTCTCGCCGGGAATATTTTTGCCGATCCTAACGACAATCTTTATTATAAAGACCTCAAAGAAAACGTCAACGGTTATCTCCGTGGTGGTTACGGTGGTCTGCTTATAGAACCCATTTTAATGCCTAAGCAGCCGATTCATATTGCTTTCCCAATAATAATAGGTGGCGGTAGTGCCTGTTATATCAATGAAGACCGTTTCGATGACGATTGGGAATGGAACTGGAACAATGATAACGACGATGTAATTGACGATGATGCTTTCTTTGTTGTGGAACCCGGCGTGGAAGTACAGATGAATGTACTTAAATTTATGCGTTTTTCGGTAGGAGCAAGCTACCGCGTTACTTCCGGTAACGATTTAATTAAATCTGACGACGATTTTCTTAACGGATTTTCTACCAATGCCTCTTTACGTTTCGGAAAATTTTAATTTGTAATTCTACATCATACCATGACATTCGAAAATGCAGTTCAAAAGATTGAAGTGGATAATGTACGGTTAACGGCTAACTATTACAGGGAATACCTGGGGTTTACCGAAGTAAGTCCACCGGATAAAAGCAGTAACCCCAATGGGATTATCCTCCGGTATGAAGAAAACGAAATCTGTTTGGAGACAAAGATTAAGAAAAAATTTTCCTCCTCCTTTACAACAAAACCTGTAAATCTGCGTTTTAAAAATCCACAGACAATAGCGTCTCTTTTTGAAAAATATAAACAACAAGTGAAAATTGTAAATACCAATGGCTTACAAGACAACAGGATTACGGAATTTGCTATAAAAGATTGTAACGGTCTGCTTGTACTGTTTACCTCCTGAACATGTAAATAATCAGTTTTCTCATAACTTGATGGAAAATAGGGTAGCTTCGGTTGCCCTTTTTCTTTTTCTATTTTCAGTTTATAGCCTCGGGTTGGAAAACAGAAGATTATGGAGAGTACATTTGTCTGCCTTTATTCATGAAAGTATAAGACCGTTGCAATGCTATGAGGGGTATTTTTCTAACTTTGGATTGATAATTTTTTATTCATCAACAGATAATTACTTCAGCTAAGGTACCAACCGTTTAACCATTCAAATTATTTTCAAATTTTGTCTTATTTCACCATCACTTTCCGGCTCAGGCTTTCTTTTCCTTTTTGGATGTTTACCAGGTACACTCCTTTTGCAAGGGTGGAAACATCTATGTTGTGCGAAAATCTGTCTGTGCAGTTTCTGAATTTTTGTTCCCAAACGGTTTTCCCGCCAAGGGTATAAAAAGCAATGTTTACGTCGTCAACTTTATTCACATCAAAAGAAACGCTAAGCTGATTGTGCGCCGGATTTGGGGAAAAAACACATTGCGAGTTGGTGAGTTCTTTTATCCCAACTCCCGGATTGTACGTCCAGGTTCCCACGCTTAACCCTCTGCCATGGGTGGAGGCAAGCACCGTATTGTCGCTTTCGCGGATTTGCAGCATGTCAACCCGCACGTTTGCAAGCCCGTCGTTGTTGGGTTCCCATAAAGAAGTGGTTGCATTGATGTTCTCGGTTGTCCAGATGCCGGTTTCAGTAGCAAGCATCACCTGTTTGCTGTTTTGCGGATGGTAGATAGCCCAGCGGATGGGCATATCCGGCAGGTTGGTTTCTTTTTCCGTCCAGTTGGTTCCTCCATTGGTAGTTTGCCAAACGGAAGAAACGCCATAGTTAGAAAAGGTTACCAGTAAGGTGTCTTCCGAACCACCTATTGCCACACAGGAAATGTTTGCCGTGGGGAAATCCGGACTACCAATCTCGGTTACCAGCGGACTTGCCTGCGCATTTTCCACTTTATACAATTTCCCGGATTGCGTTCCGGCAAACAGAGTGGATTTACCTGTCGGAGCATAAGGCGAAACGGTAACATTGCTAAAGATAACCGATGAACCAGAAGCTATCGTGATATACCCAGTTTGCGGATTGTTGGGAATTCCTGTGATGCGTAAAATTTTACCCGCATAGCTACCATTGAACATCACTGCGTTTGCGTAAAGCTTATTATCCCGGCTATCCAAGGAAGCAGGATTTACAAAGATACCATCGCCGGTGTTAGAACCTCCGGCATAATTTCCGTTTTGCCAAAAAGTATAGGCATTATAGTAAACCGATGAAATAAAAACGGAAGGGTTATCTTTATCATAAAAGCAATAAGCTCCGTCGCCACCGTCTATCATGTCGTTGATGGTAAGAGGGCTACCGGTAAAATACACAGTTCCGTTATCCTGCAACCCTCCGAGGTAATTTGCGGTACCTGCGGTAGGGTGGAGGGCACCGGAATAAAATTGCAGTGTATTGTAGTTGTTGTTTCTTTGTTCAAAAACAGGGTAAGTGTTGTTTGCGGAAGCGGTAAAGAAAATACCTCCATCGGAGCCAAAAAGTGCTTCGGACGACGAACCTGGTTTGAATGTAATGATATGCTGGTCGGCGTGTACGTAGTCAGTACCACCGCCACTGTACATAGCAGCCCAGTCGGAAATGCGGGTCCAGGAACTTCCGGAATTGGTTGATTTATGCAAATCAAGCCCTCCGGCAAAAATGTTGTTTGCATTATTTGGATCTACGACCATGTCAAGGGCATGCCAGGCAATATAGGCAAAACTGTTTTGTCCCTGGGCATCATCCGGAACATTTTTTTCCGTCCAGTTTAGTCCCCTATCGGAAGACTTCAGCAGATAATCACAGTAAAAATAATCAAAACCATTTTCAGAATTAACAAAACCATCGGCAATGAGTGCATACACCACATTGGCATCGGATGGAGCTGTAGCCAAAACTACCCTTCCGGGGATGTTACGACTGGGATCGGATTCAATAATCGTTTTATAATCATCAAAAACAGTCCAGTTGCCGGCTGTTCCAAGATCAGAATACAAGATGGTTGCGCCGCCATTGCCGTCGAGGTTTCTGCCGGTTCCTACATAAATCCGTCCATCGGCACCCAGTTCGATGTCGGAAGGTGCATAAGGAACAGTTTCTCCTGCAATGTTTGGCAATACCTGTTCCCATGCGGTTCCGCCATCGGAAGAACGGTAAACGCCATCGGAAGGTATGCTTTGATGATTGATGCCCATGTATTTCCCCGACATCACCCCGGCATAAATCACGCCGTTTCCGTTTTCATTTCTTACTTTAATATCTGTAACATAGGCAAAGTTACTGGTGGAAGGTAAAAGTTCCCAGCTTTGTCCGCCGTCAGCCGATTTATAAATTCCGCTTCCTCTGCCCGATGATTCCCGGTAGGTTATCAATGCCGTTTGTGCTTCTCCGGTCCCCACATAAAAAACTTGTGTATTCGTAGGATCGTAAGTGATACTACTTACAGCAAGATTTGCCCAGAAATCGTTGACCGGAACCCAGGAAGAGGTATTGCTGGCAGCATCATCGTTGTACCAAAGTCCGCCGGTAACTCCGCCAGCCCAGGCTTTGTTTCCGGAAGCATCGTTGGGATCCCACATGATGGCGCGGGTACGTCCGCCCATGTTGGAAGGAACTTCCTGCCACTGAACAGGATTGTTCTCGCTTTTTCTCAACTGCATTTGCCTGGTGAAGGAAAATGCCTGCTGTAACCTTTCGGCAGGAACTCTTCCCAAAGCCGGGTCCATTGTCATCAGGTATTCCTGAAAAGCCGCAACATCCGGTTGATCTACCGCTTTTCCACCTTCTTTTTCTTTTCCATTTTCTTTTTCTCTTTCAGGAGCCAAAGAATACTGATGTTTCAGAAAGTTTTCATAACGAATTCTTTCAATATCTTTATAAATATCTGAAAGGTGAAAAATTAAAGCAGCGATAAAAACACTGAGAACAAACAAGGCAACGAATAACTTTTTCGACATGGTTTTGTTTTTTAGAAAATACGACTATAAAAGTAAGTTTTTTTGGGAATGTTCCTTTGCATTTCAACAAAAGTGTAAATTTACATTTTTATAAATCCTAATGACATTACGAAAACATATTCCTAACGCCATTACAGCGATGAATCTTTTATGTGGTTGTATTGCTGTATTTTTTGCTTTTATTAATCCTCAAATTTCGGCACTTTTTATTGTTTTGGCAGCTATCTTCGATTTCTTTGATGGTATGGTTGCACGTTTGCTGCATGTAAAAAGTGCTATCGGAAAGGAGCTGGACTCGCTTGCTGATATAGTTTCTTTCGGTGTTGCCCCGGGTTTCATTCTCTTTGGTCTGATTGATCAAAGTCAGGAATTACAGTTTTTTATTCCCTTTGAAAATATTGCACCTTTTATTCATCAATTGAATATTCTGCCTTTTGTAGCTTTTGCTATTCCGGTGTTTTCGGGTTTGAGACTTGCAAAATTCAATGTTGACACCCGCCAGGAAGAAGCTTTTATCGGGTTGCCTACGCCGGCTTGTGCGCTGATGATTCTTTCGTTGCCGATGATGGAACGCTATACTCCGGAAATTTTTTATGCTTTTTTCAGCAATACGTATGTATTGCTGGTACTTACAGTGATTTTTTCCTTTTTACTGGTAGCTCCGCTCCGACTTTTTTCTTTAAAATTTAAAGGCTTTGGGTGGAAAAACAATGAAATCCGATGGGCATTCCTGCTGGTATCCCTTTTGCTGATTATTGTTTTACAATTCCTTGCTATTCCGGTTATTTTGTTGGTTTATATTATTTTATCAATAATATTCCCAAAATCATAAATTTACCTTCTGCAATTATCCTCTGCATACCATTCAGCATAGGAAGTTACGGTTTCCCGTAATTTCAGACTGTGAAGCTTTATGGTGGCAGGAAGTTTCTCTTGCAAAACAGCAGCAAAGTCAATCAGCAGGTTTTCGCTGGTAGGCTGGTAATCAGCAAAAATAAGCTTATCAAATAGTTCGTCTATTTCGCCAAAAGAAGAGCTTTGTGCTTTTTTATTTAGCACTAACGCATGATCGTATCTATCAATGATGTTTTCACGAACAATTTTCTTCAGTTCGCCAAAATCCATTACCATGCCCAATTTTGGTGAATTTTGATCTTCACAGGGCTTTCCGGAAACAGTAACCCAAAGTTCGTAAGAATGGCCGTGAATGTGGCGGCAGGCTCCGTCGTAACCGGCAAGGGCATGCGCCATTTCAAATTTGAATTCTTTTGTCAGCCGGATGACAGACATAATAACCTATTTTACAATTTTATAGTAGTAATTTACCTTTTGCATTTCGGATGTAAGATTAAGGATATAAACCCCACAGGAAAGGCCGGAAGTATTTAATGTAAATTTCCCTTCCCGGCTTGTTACCGGGCTAATAATCTGTTTTCCTTCCAGATTATAAACTGTGGCAAAATATTTTACAGATTCTGCATTGGAAATGGTTACATTACAAATATCATAAACCGGGTTGGGATAAATATCTACTGCAAGGGACGGTATTTCGGATACTTCACTTGTAGAACCCCAGATTGCATCAACAAACTCAGGATGGTCAATAAAAGGATTACGGTTATTCTGAATAAGGTAAATAGCGTTGTTACGATTAATTTCTTTCGGGCTTACCGGATCCTGAACAGCCCACGCTTTCAGCAAGGCAAGTGCCCACGCTTTTGGCTCGCAGCCATCTACCATTTGGCTTCCTGGCCAACTGCCATCTTCGGTATAATAACGGATAGCCATGTAAAAATAGGTACGGGCAATATCGCCTTTGTAAACATCTATAGGTTCAAAAACAATTCCGGTATAACCGCTGGTAGAACAATTTCCAAGTCTGCTCCCGTTTTCGGAAACCCAGTCGGGATAATTCACTTCCCCGAAAGGATAATTACTTCTCTTTCCGTTAACAAAACCATCTGTTGGATAAATATGAAATAAATCAGATTTCATGGGCATGGCCTCATCAAACCAGCTTTGCGGAAAGCTGTGTTCGCGGTTGTAGCAATCGCCTTCCTGGTTGTAGCTGCCACATTCATCGTTATTGTTATAATAATAAATGTAAGGGGAAGTGCCTCCGGGGACGTCGGAATAAATATCCCAAACCGTATTGTTGGATTTTTTGTCCGTTTGCTCAAAATAGCTGATTAGTGAGCTGTATGTTTGTGCATTATGGTCATTAATGATATTGTGAAGAGCAGCTTTGAGAGCCGTTCCGGTCAATCCCTGGACTGAGTTATAATATCCTGCAGGGATTTGTCCCGAAACAAAATACAGGGAAATCAACAGGGAAAATAAAAGAATACATTTCTTCATCGAAAGAAATTTAGGAAAGCAAAAATAGTTATAATAATTACATGAAAATCAGAGGCACAATTTTTTTTAGCCATTCGGCATCTACAGCATCAAAGCAATTGAAATCTTTGCCGTCCACATCCAGAACACCTATGATTGCACCATTTTTATCCTTCAAAGGAACAACCACTTCCGATTTTGATCGGCTGTCGCAGGCTATATGTCCCGGAAAATCATGAACATCCTGAACTACGATTGTTTTTTTCTGGTTGATACCAGCCCAGCAAACGCCGGTATCTGTTTTCAATTCCTGGCAGGCAACCGGTCCCTGGTATGGACCCACCAACAGGCGCTCATTTTTTAAAAGGTAAAATCCGCACCAGAAAAAAGTATCCATTTTATGGTATAATACCGCAGCAATAGTTGCCATCCGCGAAACGGGATCGTTGCTTTTGGGAACAAGTTCAGTAAGTTGTTGATAAATTCTTTCGTAACGACCTATTTTCTTAGCTGTTTCCATAAAAATTTATTTGATGCAAAGATACGGTAATAAAAAAACATCCTGTAAAGCAGGTGCAGTACAGGATGTTTAATTGAGCTAAAATTTTATTCAAATACTTCTTATGCACTTATTTTACTCTTTCCAACTCAACAGTAAAATGGCGCATGAGAGGTGCAGGTTCGGCAGTAATCCTTAACCCTTTGATAATTTGATCACGGCGATCAAATACATTTTTTAGAGCAACGGCTACAACATCTATGTGGTTGTTGGTATAAACCCTTCTTGGAATAGCCAAACGAAGTAATTCAAGAGCAGGGTAACGGCTTTCGTGGGTTTCCGGATCACGGTCGGTCATCAGGGCGCCAATTTCCACACCACGGATACCAGCTTCCAGATATAGTTCAATAGCAAGAGTTTGTGCTACAAACTGTTCTTTAGGGAGGTTAGGTAAAAAACGCTTTGCATCTACAAAAACAGCATGTCCACCTATGGGGTATTGTATAGGAATTCCAAATTCTATCAGTCTGTTTCCTAAGTGTTCTACTTGTTTTATTCTTGTTTCGAGGTAACTGAATCCGGTATTTTCATAAAGTCCGCAGGCAAGTGCATTCATGTCTCTTCCCGACATACCGCCGTAAGTAACAAAACCTTCGAACATAATATTGAAAGTGCTGGCTCTTCTCCAAAGATCCTGATTACGCATAGCAATAAATCCGCCCATGTTTACAATCGCATCTTTTTTGCTGCTCATGGTCATTCCGTCGGCATAGCTGTACATTTCGGCTACAATTTCGCGAATGCTCTTATTTTCATATCCTTTTTCTCTAACTTTGATGAAATAAGCATTTTCGGCAAAACGTGCAGAATCATAAAATACTGGAACACCATATTTTGAAGCAATGTTATGAATATCTCTGAGATTTTGCATGGAAACGGGCTGTCCTCCCGAAGAATTGCAAGTGATTGTGATAACAATCAGGGGAATTTTTTCCACCGGATTTTCTTTCAACACTTTTTCAAGCTTTTCGATGTTAACATTTCCTTTGAAGGGATGCGGGTGAACGGTGTCGAAAGCTTCGTCAATGGTACAGTCAATCGCTTTGGCATGGCGATATTCAATATGCCCCTTGGTAGTATCGAAATGGGAGTTTCCGGGAACAATGTCGCCATTTTTTAACATGGTAGTAAAAAGTACATTTTCGGCAGCCCGTCCCTGATGGGTTGGTAAAAAATTGTCGAAACCGAAAATGTCTTTGATTGCAGATTTCATTTTGTAATAAGAA encodes:
- a CDS encoding molybdopterin molybdotransferase MoeA is translated as MIFFEEAIDIVMQSAFPLPAERINFLDSAGRILAEDILSDTDMPPFDKSAVDGYACRLQDITNELRVKEFIAAGTFPKEKITENYCSKIMTGAPVPEGADGVLMVEDTQKTGEKTIRFTGVKTAHNICYRAEDVKKEDVVLPKGILIQPQHIAVMAAVGCVNPLVAVQPKIAVISTGNELVEPFQAPAMSQIRNSNAYQLIAQAHKAGFVATYQGIASDDEETTLHLIQQSAENNDVIILTGGISMGDLDFVPQVLEKAGFTILFRSIAVQPGKPSLFATRDTTRCFALPGNPVSSFFQFELLVKPLLYNMMGCTQQPPALYLPMAKIYSR
- the ppk1 gene encoding polyphosphate kinase 1, with product MKQNGNIKHKNCAISREITWMHFNDRVLQEAADPTTPLIERIKFLGIYSNNLDEFFRVRVATLTRMANMNKKEAEGLPFDPIEMLQEISYIDTEQQKKFAKIWHEILKELEKNSIFILNERTIHREHSAFVKNYFRESVRPFLFPIMLDNLTAATSLKDKSIYFAILLHSDRTNIKDRFALMEIPSPLVPRFLILPEMHGKKYIILLDDVIRYCLSEIFSPFGYDTFKAYTVKLTRDAELDIDTDVSKSFLETMQESLKQRKLGSPVRLIFDKYIPEVLLKTLLKKLGFTRNDTLIKGGRYHNFKDFMSFPNMGNKDLEYEKLLPLPHIHLAANKSIFSAIRQKDVMIHFPYQSFQYILDLLREASIDPKVRSIRMTIYRVATNSNVINALINAARNGKSVTVFLELQARFDEEANIYWTQKLREEGVKIIHSIPGYKVHCKLMLIRRRENNQDVLYANVGTGNFNEQTARIYTDHSLLTANQDIAGEVLKVFELFEANYKQQKFKTLIVSPFSMRRFFIRMLNEEIKNARNGKQAYTIIKLNNLVDEKTINKLYQASNEGVKIKLIIRGSCTLQPGITGLSENIEAISIVDRFLEHTRVLVFANGGDEKIFISSADWMIRNFDNRIEVATPILDPEIRQELRTMLDIYLNDNCKARYIKFEKPNQYRKNGSQQRHRSQIEIYDFLKNKIDRNQ
- a CDS encoding histidine phosphatase family protein, whose amino-acid sequence is MKTLYMVRHAKSSWNSVAMNDYDRPLLEKGKKRTKLVIDQLIKQQTTIDLIIASPAVRALETAKILAHAFHYPLSEIRTEKSIYASDADDFFDIFFDIPARIQSVMLVGHNPTITNFANIFLEKPIDYLPTSGVVCIEFASDDWDNLAWAAFKCKFVLFPKMLE
- a CDS encoding pyridoxamine 5'-phosphate oxidase family protein; protein product: MTNLTAKQLECQEVIEQASFAELTTIAPDGFPSTRAMLNLRNKQQYPQLIPLYREESNPLVVYMTTNTSSGKIQEIAHNEKACLYFYQPESFHGVLLQGTVEHVTDKEFRKKVWHDGWEIYYPQGDEDYSVLRFVPHKLKTYSNFQVASEDIK
- a CDS encoding T9SS type A sorting domain-containing protein codes for the protein MSKKLFVALFVLSVFIAALIFHLSDIYKDIERIRYENFLKHQYSLAPEREKENGKEKEGGKAVDQPDVAAFQEYLMTMDPALGRVPAERLQQAFSFTRQMQLRKSENNPVQWQEVPSNMGGRTRAIMWDPNDASGNKAWAGGVTGGLWYNDDAASNTSSWVPVNDFWANLAVSSITYDPTNTQVFYVGTGEAQTALITYRESSGRGSGIYKSADGGQSWELLPSTSNFAYVTDIKVRNENGNGVIYAGVMSGKYMGINHQSIPSDGVYRSSDGGTAWEQVLPNIAGETVPYAPSDIELGADGRIYVGTGRNLDGNGGATILYSDLGTAGNWTVFDDYKTIIESDPSRNIPGRVVLATAPSDANVVYALIADGFVNSENGFDYFYCDYLLKSSDRGLNWTEKNVPDDAQGQNSFAYIAWHALDMVVDPNNANNIFAGGLDLHKSTNSGSSWTRISDWAAMYSGGGTDYVHADQHIITFKPGSSSEALFGSDGGIFFTASANNTYPVFEQRNNNYNTLQFYSGALHPTAGTANYLGGLQDNGTVYFTGSPLTINDMIDGGDGAYCFYDKDNPSVFISSVYYNAYTFWQNGNYAGGSNTGDGIFVNPASLDSRDNKLYANAVMFNGSYAGKILRITGIPNNPQTGYITIASGSSVIFSNVTVSPYAPTGKSTLFAGTQSGKLYKVENAQASPLVTEIGSPDFPTANISCVAIGGSEDTLLVTFSNYGVSSVWQTTNGGTNWTEKETNLPDMPIRWAIYHPQNSKQVMLATETGIWTTENINATTSLWEPNNDGLANVRVDMLQIRESDNTVLASTHGRGLSVGTWTYNPGVGIKELTNSQCVFSPNPAHNQLSVSFDVNKVDDVNIAFYTLGGKTVWEQKFRNCTDRFSHNIDVSTLAKGVYLVNIQKGKESLSRKVMVK
- a CDS encoding CDP-alcohol phosphatidyltransferase family protein, whose protein sequence is MTLRKHIPNAITAMNLLCGCIAVFFAFINPQISALFIVLAAIFDFFDGMVARLLHVKSAIGKELDSLADIVSFGVAPGFILFGLIDQSQELQFFIPFENIAPFIHQLNILPFVAFAIPVFSGLRLAKFNVDTRQEEAFIGLPTPACALMILSLPMMERYTPEIFYAFFSNTYVLLVLTVIFSFLLVAPLRLFSLKFKGFGWKNNEIRWAFLLVSLLLIIVLQFLAIPVILLVYIILSIIFPKS
- a CDS encoding 6-carboxytetrahydropterin synthase translates to MSVIRLTKEFKFEMAHALAGYDGACRHIHGHSYELWVTVSGKPCEDQNSPKLGMVMDFGELKKIVRENIIDRYDHALVLNKKAQSSSFGEIDELFDKLIFADYQPTSENLLIDFAAVLQEKLPATIKLHSLKLRETVTSYAEWYAEDNCRR